A region of Micromonas commoda chromosome 4, complete sequence DNA encodes the following proteins:
- a CDS encoding predicted protein: MASSACCRSIAPTRAVAIRGRDARGSRRRDALSAPHRKLSPSRRGDARRSVIASSGSRPVVAASAPTHTGAHIVWIRVGDLRVHDHPGLHAASLLPPSVPIVPLFVFDPEEAANTTPAFQRLVHEAVRELRVALRDRGADLVVRVGSPATHVERIAKETGASSLSCRRELEWSRMSTHRAALAAARGAGVESIHEWSAPLRECADAVRATEEAYLTTEARNERGARVAPWATENEYIAARGAVAPPLPPPQRLAGYKTRGSELEDPFVGAMPELDSTRAWARLPDREEDERYDEAVAAARAALDDPELAKRRKGRARTDNAFVMFSEERMLALAAEEAEVSIPPVPFRMPGGEAETLANFAGFLDFYTATSNKEFRKMYERVLENKLSAFFRLFGGSLALGTLSPRTVYDVAMRWEADSKRSTDLCANARNIAAARDYQEALAAAAVTAGVEGPGLPLVGAYNVTQGSL, from the exons ATGGCATCGTCCGCGTGCTGCcgctccatcgcgccgactcgcgcggtcgcgattCGGggccgagacgcgcgcggctcgcggcggcgagacgcaCTCTCCGCGCCTCATCGGAAGTTATCACCATCCCGGAGAGGAGATGCGCGCCGATCGGtgatcgcgtcgtccggaTCCCGgccggtcgtcgccgcctccgcgcccacGCACACCGGCGCGCACATCGTCTggatccgcgtcggcgacctccgcgtccacgaccaCCCGGGCCTccacgccgcctccctcctccCGCCGTCGGTCCCGATCGTCCCGTTGTTCGTCTTCGaccccgaggaggctgcgaacACCACCCCGGCGTTCCAGAGGCTGGTCCACGAGGCCGTCCGCGaactccgcgtcgccctgagggaccgcggcgcggacctcgtcgTCAGGGTCGGATCAcccgcgacgcacgtcgagcgcatcgcgaaAGAGACCGGGGCGTCCTCGCTGTCGTGCAGGCGAGAGCTCGAGTGGTCCAGGATGTCGACGCATCGAGCGGCgctggccgcggcgcgcggcgcgggcgtcgaatCGATCCACGAGTGGTCCGCGCCCCTGCGCGagtgcgcggacgccgtgagggcgacggaggaggccTACCTGACCACGGAGGCGAGGAACGAGAGGGGCGCGAGAGTCGCGCCGTGGGCCACCGAGAATGAGTACATCGCGGCtcggggcgccgtcgctccgccgctgcccccgccgcaAAGGCTGGCGGGGTACAAGACCCGCGGGAGCGAGTTGGAGGACCCGTTCGTCGGGGCGATGCCCGAGCTGgactccacgcgcgcgtgggcgaggTTGCCGGACAGGGAAGAGGACGAGAG GTacgacgaggccgtcgccgccgcgcgcgccgcgctcgacgatcCGGAGCTCGCGAAACGAAGGAAAGGACGGGCGCGAACCGACAACGCCTTCGTGATGTTCAGCGAGGAGCGCAtgctggcgctcgccgcggaggaggcggaggtgtCCATCCCGCCCGTGCCCTTCCGAATGCCCGGGGGCGAGGCGGAGACGCTGGCGAACTTCGCGGGTTTTCTCGACTTTTACACCGCCACCTCCAACAAGGAGTTTCGGAAGATGTACGAGCGAGTGCTGGAGAACAAGCTCAGCGCCTTCTTCAGGCTGTTCGGCGGGTCCCTGGCGCTCGGAACCTTGAGCCCGCGGACGGTGTACGACGTCGCCATGCGGTGGGAGGCGGATTCGAAGAGGTCCACGGACCTGTGCGCAAACGCGCGTaacatcgcggcggcgcgggattACCAggaggcgttggcggcggcggcggtgacggcggggGTGGAGGGGCCGGGTTTGCCCCTCGTCGGGGCCTACAACGTCACCCAGGGATCGCTCTGA
- a CDS encoding hypothetical protein (putative uncharacterized protein): protein MSAATRVCTVASHASRLRREKMRGGARPTRHVVTGSRLSHREVASASSGNDGSGGGEDEEDAVPERYRERSDSNRWMKAGSMGSRYARSDVEVTWGMIGVAAFLAVLSTGAVGWLVLTAPSANSPQYRRSDGLDDVVLGLVEEEPAKADPYGQV, encoded by the coding sequence atgagcgccgcgacgagggtttgcacggtggcgtcgcacgcgtcgcgtctccgccgcgagaagatgcggggcggggcgagaCCGACGCGCCACGTCGTCACCGGATCTCGTCTCTCGCACCGAgaggtggcgtcggcgtcgtccgggaACGACGGCTCCGGGGGTGGCGAAGACGAAGAAGACGCGGTACCCGAGCGATACCGCGAGAGGAGCGATTCAAACCGATGGATGAAAGCCGGGTCCATGGGAAGCAGGTACGCCAGGTCCGACGTGGAGGTCACCTGGGGGATGATTGGGGTCGCGGCATTCCTCGCCGTGTTGTccacgggcgcggtggggtGGCTGGTGCTGACCGCGCCTTCCGCGAATAGCCCACAGTACAGGAGGTccgacgggctcgacgacgtcgtgctcggtctggtggaggaggagccggcgAAAGCGGACCCTTACGGGCAGGTCTGA
- a CDS encoding predicted protein, whose protein sequence is MDVPWWEATAASVVRGSRPDATDAGETSAAGSFGCDVRGAGGHRRRGGPRNNLIGATGSAPSFAADASALRAFVASSPRLCVNISATWCAPCVRFHPKFADMSAAFPDVAFLTVDIDNLDDDVLDELDVETIPTFLLMRGGREVTRVVGVAHKRPARPLAAAIRRHLCS, encoded by the coding sequence AGCGACGGCCGCTTCCGTGGTCCGTGGTTCACGCCCCGACGCaaccgacgcgggcgagacatccgcggcgggatcgttCGGgtgcgacgtgcgcggcgccgggggccaCCGCAGGCGAGGAGGACCCCGCAACAATCTCATCGGGGCGACCGGTTCCGCCccgtccttcgcggcggacgctTCGGCGTTGCgggcgttcgtcgcgtcctcgccgcggctctgcGTCAACATCAGCGCGACGTGGTGCGCGCCGTGCGTCAGGTTCCATCCGAAGTTCGCGGACATGAGCGCGGCGTTTCCCGACGTCGCATTCTTAACCGTCGACATAGacaacctcgacgacgacgtcttggacgagctcgacgtggaGACGATTCCCACGTTTCTGCTGATGAGAGGCGGGCGGGAGGTGACGCGGGTGGTTGGGGTGGCGCATAAGAGGCCGGCGaggcccctcgcggcggccataCGGCGGCACCTCTGCTcgtga
- a CDS encoding predicted protein has translation MPPKGGGRGGGQSGGGGGGGGRGDKKKGSQQGGRGGKGSSKKGDDGSVAARAAAKLAEEALARERAAEAERRRKRLEEEERARAEAERIAREEAEAKQRAEELRRLRRARVELRAANISPSRPTDADLKRLDSSIKKCTALTRKLTKITEEARASLLDELGKVNMRKYVTEAVAATVEGKLKSSDISAAVDVVSKLHAMYEDFAPALAESLPRFVCPNAKAFAPSAAAALAAKEAATAAGLDAAEVVTPLQRRLKLRLLAELHLVGVVPSAGSLHKCVAELAKVESLVDDPDAYAHSLTTLAQFARVYGEEYLGVEQSETSPEKAGDSEPGASSYRLKPEQQAAFRSCLAGFYARSCDALVDAHRSLCEIERSNARRLERTGELPAADSEAYADAKRTRDFLHKNVTSLAEDLRERYPTLPEYVEKEREKDRGEVELQRGVDVGPGDWRALWDDEEQKIFYEDLPDLRATVPAVLLPKEEGGRAGGDEDAGGDGDAEADASSNSRKLEKEKSDAEADAAVGKDHAQKVDALMSRLPGCVMKDDADAFAVDLCYVNATPSTRRRAVQELVSVPRGDVHKIPHYARIAAALGQVFVADIRGPVSHAIREEFWVLSREGRGDVPTFEHRLKNARFLGELVKFRMVTAPEAFEAIRWLLERFGGQNVDVACTLIETCGSFLARLPETAARMAAILDVFVRLKGSTKGLDSRQIARIDAAHASCRPKSERARSRRTKRRPPTHEYVRHLVFRVLDEKTLPQVNRQLRKLPWATHERYVVRTLLKSHKNRYGASPWIAQLVAALAKGKPSFGVRTIDSLLEEIRFGLETNAPWMHQRRLAAARLLGEMYKAKVVNTTTIFSQLYLLISFGHSAAFRDSASDPLDPAGDTIRVRLVCQLLETCGKAFGASGPPKKTLDRFLAFFQRYALAKDLSLEVAHDVRETLLAFRPKLEPHADYQSASAECARWEEEEARKAKAVKGAAGAAAGARHEDVSLEGIAEEDEDDDDETDGEDDESSESESEADELADDDEEEEDDEEEEEEEEEEHGDVGGDPSAVEPEQEDRARRERPRVSREDELDFDREMSRFLGAGVKASSAAAAAADKPATNPLNVREPGPPGPPPPSGGTVAFRMLTKRGAPKELAVPADAGFVAAAAEKRAAEERERAEMKRLVLAAAEAEDSGVGSIIPRFNNMKVAVKTGGGGGGGGGGGGRGGRGGRGGDGLTVGLQQLLGKTAPARKARD, from the coding sequence ATGCCTCCCAAGGGCGgaggccgcggaggcggccagagcggtggcggcggtggcggcggtggcagGGGCGATAAGAAGAAGGGATCGCAGcagggcggccgcggcggcaagggGTCATCGAAAAAGGGCGACGATggcagcgtcgccgcgcgcgctgccgccaagctcgccgaggaggccctcgcgcgcgagcgcgcggccgaggctgagcgccgACGCAAGCgcctggaggaggaggagcgcgccagggccgaggccgagcgcatcgcgagggaagaggccgaggccaagcagcgcgccgaggagctccgcaggctgcgccgcgcgcgcgtcgagctccgcgcggccaacatctccccgtcgcggcccaccgacgccgacctgAAGAGGCTCGACTCCTCCATCAAGAAGTGCACGGCGCTCACCCGCAAGCTCACGAAGATCACCGAGGAGGCCAGGGCATCGCTCCTGGACGAGCTGGGTAAGGTGAACATGCGCAAGTACGTCaccgaggcggtcgcggccaCCGTCGAGGGCAAGCTCAAATCATCCGACATCtcagccgcggtggacgtggtGTCCAAGCTGCACGCGATGTACGAAGacttcgcccccgcgctcgccgaatCCCTCCCGAGGTTCGTGTGCCCGAACGCGAAGGCtttcgcgccgtccgcggccgccgcgctcgccgccaaggaggcggcgaccgccgccggactGGACGCTGCCGAGGTTGTCACGCCGCTCCAGCGAAGGCTCAAGCTCCGGCTGCTCGCGGAGCTTCACCTCGTCGGGGTggtgccgagcgcggggtcgcTCCACAAGTGCGTTGCGGAGCTGGCCAAGGTCGAGTCGTTGgtcgacgacccggacgcgtaCGCGCATTCCCTCACGACCCTGGCGCAGTTTGCGAGGGTGTACGGCGAGGAAtacctcggcgtcgaacaATCGGAAACGTCGCCGGAAAAGGCTGGCGACTCCGAGCCtggcgcgtcgtcgtacaGGCTCAAGCCCGAGCAGCAGGCGGCGTTTCGCTCGTGCCTCGCGGGTTTTTACGCGAGGtcgtgcgacgcgctcgtcgacgcccatCGGAGTTTGTGCGAGATTGAGCGAAGCAACGCGAGGCGTCTGGAGCGAACGGGGGAGCTGCCTGCGGCGGACTCTGAGgcgtacgccgacgcgaagcgcACGCGCGATTTCCTTCACAAGAACGTGAcatccctcgccgaggacctTCGCGAACGATACCCGACGCTGCCGGAGTACGTCGAGAAGGAACGGGAGAAGGACAGGGGCGAGGTTGAGCTGCAGCGGGGCGTGGACGTGGGTCCCGGGGACTGGCGCGCGCTgtgggacgacgaggagcagaAGATCTTCTACGAGGATCTCCCCGACCTCCGCGCCACCGTGCCGGCCGTGTTGCTCcccaaggaggagggcgggcgcgctggaggggacgaggacgctggaggggacggggacgccgaggctgacgcgtcgtcgaacaGTCGAAAGCTCGAAAAGGAAAAatccgacgccgaggctgacgccgccgtcggaaaGGACCACGCGCAGAaggtcgacgcgctcatgtCCAGGCTCCCCGGCTGCGTCAtgaaggacgacgcggatgcgttcgccgtcgaccTGTGCTATGTCAACGCCACGCCGTCCacgaggcgccgcgcggtgcagGAGCTCGTCTCGgttccccgcggcgacgttcacAAGATTCCGCACTACGCGAGGATAGCGGCTGCGCTCGGGCAGGTTTTCGTCGCCGACATCCGAGGCCCGGTGTCGCACGCGATCCGCGAGGAGTTCTGGGTGCTCTCCAGAGAAGGTCGCGGGGACGTGCCGACGTTCGAGCACAGGCTCAAGAACGCCAggttcctcggcgagctcgtcaagTTTCGGATGGTCACCGCCCCCGAGGCTTTCGAGGCTATCCGGTGGCTTCTCGAGCGATTCGGGGGACAGAACGTCGACGTGGCGTGCACCCTCATCGAGACCTGCGGGAGCTTCCTGGCCAGGCTaccggagacggcggcgcgcatggCAGCCATCCTGGACGTCTTCGTGCGTCTGAAGGGCTCCACGAAGGGGTTGGATTCTCGGCAAATCGCtcggatcgacgcggcgcacgcgagtTGCCGGCCAAAGTCGGAGCGAGCCCGTTCGCGACGGACCAAACGCCGCCCCCCGACGCACGAGTACGTCCGTCACCTCGTGTTTCGCGTGTTGGACGAGAAGACGCTGCCGCAGGTGAACAGGCAGCTTCGCAAGCTTCCGTGGGCGACGCACGAGCGATACGTGGTCAGGACGCTGTTAAAGTCGCACAAGAACCGGtacggcgcgtcgccgtggatcGCGcaactcgtcgccgcgctcgccaagggAAAGCCGTCGTTCGGGGTTCGGACGATCGATTCGTTGCTCGAGGAGATTCGGTTCGGTTTGGAGACGAACGCGCCGTGGATGCACCAgcggcggctggcggcggcgcggctcctcggcgagatGTACAAGGCCAAGGTGGTCAACACCACTACCATCTTCTCGCAGCTGTACCTGCTGATATCCTTCGGAcactccgccgcgttccgGGACTCGGCGTCCGATCCGCTGGATCCCGCGGGGGACACGATCCGCGTGCGGCTGGTGTGCCAGCTTCTGGAGACGTGCGGGAAGGCTTTCGGCGCATCCGGGCCCCCCAAGAAGACCCTCGACAGGTTCCTCGCGTTTTTCCAGAGGTACGCCCTGGCCAAGGATCTCTCCCTGGAGGTTGCCCACGACGTGCGAGAGACGTTGCTGGCGTTCCGGCCCAAGCTCGAACCCCACGCGGATTACCagtccgcctcggcggagtgcgcgcggtgggaagaggaggaggcgcgaaaGGCAAAGGCGGTCAAAGGCgcagccggcgccgcggcgggggcgcggcaCGAGGACGTCAGCCTCGAGggcatcgccgaggaggacgaggacgacgacgacgagaccgacggggaggacgacgaatCCAGCGAGAGCGAGAGCGaagccgacgagctcgcggacgacgacgaggaggaggaggacgacgaagaggaggaggaggaggaggaggaggagcacggcgacgtcggcggtgacCCATCCGCCGTGGAACCCGAGCAAGaggaccgcgcccgccgcgagcgaccgcGCGTTtcccgcgaggacgagctcgattTCGACCGGGAGATGTCCcgcttcctcggcgcgggcgtcaaggcgtcctccgcggcggcggcggccgcggacaAGCCGGCCACCAACCCGCTGAACGTCAGGGAGCCAGGCCCGCCcggacctcctcctccatccgGCGGGACGGTTGCGTTTCGGATGCTGACAAAGCGGGGCGCGcccaaggagctcgccgtgcccgcggacgccggcttcgtcgccgcggcggcggagaagcgcgcggcggaggagagggaacgcgcggagATGAAGCGGctggtgctcgcggcggcggaggcggaggactCGGGCGTCGGTTCCATCATACCCAGGTTCAACAACATGAAGGTGGCGGTGAAgacggggggcggcggcggcggcggcggggggggtgGCGGGAGAGGCGGGAGAGGCGGgagaggcggcgacgggctgaCCGTCGGGCTGCAGCAGCTGCTGGGGAAAACCGCGCCAGCTCGAAAGGCGCGAGACTAG
- a CDS encoding predicted protein gives MTQSDCQTGRGFERGCWIAQPGTHTRTRASRTRPENRNRPTNEMVAMLSTSAFVGQRVVAAKTAAKPRKVACKVVSAHAEPRQIALAGVAAAAVVLDATASLAAPSASMDASALYKKVEPERTAKSRFDGTEVAKLKANGGKTAPAPKAAASASKPATASKPAPASKSAPAKKKSSKKTDSQASSGGALAAVVALGGLFAANATRGGDSSSSSSSGSSGSSSGGKSDAAANAAEAQKWIDSWKGSSPAPAAGAGADTPEGRAAEAQAWIDAWKAKQ, from the exons ATGACGCAATCCGACTGCCAAACAGGCCGTGGCTTCGAACGAGGCTGTTGGATCGCCCAACCGGGAACGCATACACGCACTCGCGCCAGCCGCACCCGCCCCGAAAACCGGAACCGTCCCACGAACGAGATGGTCGCCATGctctccacctccgccttcgtcggccagcgcgtcgtcgccgcgaagaccGCCGCCAAG CCCCGCAAGGTGGCGTGCAAGGTCGtctccgcgcacgccgagcCCCGGCagatcgcgctcgccggagtcgccgccgcagccgtcgtcctcgacgcgaccgcttcgctcgccgcgccctccgcttCCATGGACGCATCCGCGCTCTACAAGAAGGTGGAGCCCGAGCGCACCGCCAAGAGCCGCTTCGACGGCACCGAGGTGGCCAAGCTGAAGGCCAACGGCGGCaagaccgcgcccgcgcccaaggcggcggcctccgcctccaagcccgcgaccgcctccaagcccgcgcccgcctccaaGTCGGCGCCCGCCAAGAAGAAATCCTCCAAGAAGACGGATTCGCAGGCGtcctccggcggcgcgctcgccgcggtggtcgccctcggcggcctcttcgccgccaacgccacccgcggcggcgactcttcctcctcttcctcttccGGTTCCTCCGGTTCCTCCAGCGGCGGCAagtccgacgccgcggccaacgccgccgaggcgcaaAAGTGGATCGACAGCTGGAAGGGATcttccccggcgcccgcagccggcgccggcgcggacaccCCCGagggccgcgccgccgaggcccagGCGTGGATCGACGCCTGGAAGGCCAAGCAGTAA